One Natrinema longum genomic window carries:
- a CDS encoding ABC transporter ATP-binding protein: MTDPILEVEDLNVYYGKSHALKGVSLSIDEGEIYGVIGPNGAGKTTMLNAIAGFVDYEGAIRYDGTDLATVNPQQIVRDGLIYCTEDRDLFPFFSVHENLLMGAQFRDDRGAVQDDLDMVYELFPRLDERREQEAETMSGGEQQMLAVGRALMSDPDVLMLDEPTLGLAPVIIQDISDALERLSDQGLTILLAEQNSTFALRHAERLSLIETGEIELAGTSEEFHGNEYVREAYVGVH, from the coding sequence ATGACCGATCCGATACTCGAGGTCGAAGACCTCAACGTCTACTACGGCAAGTCACACGCACTGAAAGGCGTCTCGCTGTCGATCGACGAGGGCGAGATCTACGGCGTCATCGGGCCCAACGGGGCCGGGAAGACGACCATGCTCAACGCCATCGCCGGCTTCGTCGACTACGAGGGGGCGATCCGCTACGACGGAACGGACCTCGCGACCGTGAACCCACAGCAGATCGTCAGGGACGGCCTGATCTACTGCACCGAGGATCGGGACCTGTTCCCGTTCTTCTCGGTCCACGAGAACCTGCTGATGGGTGCCCAGTTCCGCGACGATCGTGGCGCGGTTCAGGACGATCTCGACATGGTCTACGAGCTGTTCCCGCGGCTCGACGAACGCCGCGAACAGGAGGCCGAGACCATGAGCGGCGGCGAACAGCAGATGCTCGCCGTCGGCCGCGCGCTCATGAGCGATCCCGACGTGTTGATGCTCGACGAACCGACGCTCGGGCTCGCCCCGGTCATCATCCAGGACATCAGCGACGCGCTCGAGCGACTCTCGGATCAGGGGCTGACGATCCTGCTCGCCGAACAGAACTCGACGTTCGCGTTGCGCCACGCCGAACGGCTCTCGCTGATCGAAACCGGCGAGATCGAACTGGCGGGCACGTCCGAGGAGTTCCACGGCAACGAGTACGTTCGCGAAGCGTACGTCGGGGTCCACTGA
- a CDS encoding acyl-CoA thioesterase codes for MGHADTTDPEHEPDGPTLQPVFENRVRFAETDQQGIVFYGEYFTFQDEAISAFFREVDYSYGRMHERGWQTHVVNAELNYRAGAEFGDTIVNELAVTEMGTSSFTSDYRARRKSDGEPLVEGSVTHVAVDLETEEPIAIPDEFRDAVAAFQGGLESSD; via the coding sequence ATGGGACACGCAGACACGACCGATCCGGAGCACGAACCCGACGGCCCGACCCTACAGCCCGTCTTCGAGAACCGCGTCCGGTTTGCCGAGACCGACCAGCAGGGGATCGTCTTCTACGGCGAGTACTTCACCTTTCAGGACGAGGCGATCTCCGCGTTCTTCCGGGAAGTCGACTACAGTTACGGACGGATGCACGAGCGCGGCTGGCAGACACACGTGGTCAACGCCGAACTGAACTACCGTGCCGGTGCGGAGTTCGGTGACACCATCGTCAACGAACTGGCGGTCACCGAGATGGGAACGTCGAGTTTTACCTCCGACTACCGCGCGCGACGGAAATCCGACGGCGAACCCCTCGTCGAGGGCTCGGTCACCCACGTCGCCGTCGACCTCGAGACCGAGGAGCCGATCGCCATCCCGGACGAGTTCCGGGACGCGGTCGCGGCGTTCCAGGGCGGTCTCGAGTCGAGCGACTGA
- a CDS encoding poly-gamma-glutamate biosynthesis protein PgsC/CapC, translated as MIVAVTVTALGVFAVGLITQLFGYRTGGTIAIPVLAVYTLKNALMLPIFLISTLIAYIGLYVVKHRTLIYGRDELLVAMAIGSGVPLVLLLAVWHFLPESLRSVVFIGSILPGLAAYNYHQIKPQYRSRDLLTTAALLVVLVATGWILVAPSLAETLGTLTPPVLYSPTADVAVLKGAVVVEELDPTILARPVAIVVFLIGVVLAERVRSRYGVRTGLVAMALLSLYALANTWLLVLYLAVLVVAYLGLKTVHYVTLLYGRVLISVATGTALIAVVPLALSLPITRGLSAYFVAILAGVNAYSWHVTAPAQRALFVPLQIGSFLLLLATTQLIGLARPTLIPQVFEIPAIVAMLVGVVACVVFVEWRTVDRPDQEAVFEASILSGGGDA; from the coding sequence ATGATCGTTGCCGTCACCGTCACTGCACTCGGTGTCTTCGCCGTCGGGCTCATCACGCAACTGTTTGGCTACCGGACCGGTGGGACGATCGCAATTCCGGTTCTCGCCGTGTATACGCTAAAAAACGCGCTGATGTTGCCGATTTTCCTCATCAGTACGCTCATCGCGTATATCGGTCTCTACGTCGTCAAACACCGCACCCTCATCTATGGCCGCGACGAACTCCTCGTGGCGATGGCGATCGGCAGTGGCGTCCCCCTCGTGTTGTTGCTCGCTGTCTGGCATTTCCTCCCGGAATCGCTCCGAAGCGTGGTCTTCATCGGGAGCATCCTTCCGGGACTGGCGGCGTACAATTACCACCAGATCAAGCCACAGTACCGCAGCCGCGATCTACTGACGACGGCGGCTTTGCTCGTCGTTCTCGTCGCGACCGGGTGGATCCTGGTCGCCCCATCGCTCGCGGAGACGCTCGGTACCCTCACCCCGCCAGTTCTCTACAGTCCGACGGCCGACGTGGCCGTCCTGAAAGGCGCGGTCGTGGTCGAGGAGTTGGACCCGACGATTCTCGCACGCCCGGTCGCAATCGTCGTGTTTCTGATCGGTGTTGTGCTCGCGGAACGCGTTCGGAGCCGGTACGGCGTCCGGACGGGCCTCGTTGCGATGGCGCTACTCTCGCTGTATGCACTCGCCAACACGTGGTTGCTCGTGTTGTATCTCGCCGTTCTGGTCGTCGCGTATCTCGGACTGAAAACCGTCCACTACGTCACACTGTTGTACGGGCGCGTTCTGATCTCCGTAGCGACCGGTACGGCGCTGATCGCCGTCGTCCCGCTTGCACTTTCGCTCCCGATCACTCGCGGGCTATCAGCCTACTTCGTCGCTATCCTGGCCGGCGTAAACGCCTACAGTTGGCACGTCACCGCGCCCGCACAGCGGGCGCTATTCGTCCCGTTACAGATCGGATCGTTCCTCCTGTTGCTCGCCACGACACAACTCATCGGCCTGGCTCGTCCGACGTTGATTCCACAGGTGTTCGAGATTCCTGCCATCGTCGCGATGCTCGTCGGCGTCGTCGCGTGTGTGGTCTTCGTCGAGTGGCGGACCGTCGACCGTCCGGACCAAGAGGCCGTGTTCGAGGCGTCGATCCTTTCGGGAGGTGGTGACGCGTGA
- a CDS encoding ABC transporter ATP-binding protein — protein MSLLEVDGLTKKFGGLVAVDDFSFEADEGEIVGLIGPNGSGKSTVFNCIMGRYDVTEGSIRFDGSDITDDATHEVVNKGLSRVSQESNPIQEMPVAGNIKLFTLPNKLTSFYGGATDEEIYEYAARIDIEDKLHEMPDELPHADVRRLEIAKSLATEPELMLLDEPFAGMNQAEITELADQIEQFRDEGMTMIVVDHNMGGLMELVDRIVVLNNGDFLAEGTPEEIAENEHVQEAYLAGEGL, from the coding sequence ATGAGCCTGCTCGAGGTCGACGGCCTCACGAAGAAGTTCGGCGGCCTGGTCGCCGTCGACGACTTCTCGTTCGAAGCCGACGAGGGCGAAATCGTCGGCCTGATCGGACCGAACGGCTCGGGGAAGTCGACAGTCTTCAACTGTATCATGGGCCGCTACGATGTCACCGAGGGCTCGATCCGATTCGACGGGAGCGACATCACCGACGATGCGACCCACGAAGTCGTCAACAAGGGGCTCTCGCGGGTCTCACAGGAGTCGAACCCGATTCAGGAGATGCCGGTTGCGGGCAACATCAAGCTGTTCACGCTCCCGAACAAGCTCACCTCGTTCTACGGCGGCGCGACCGACGAGGAGATCTACGAGTACGCCGCCCGCATCGATATCGAGGACAAACTTCACGAGATGCCGGACGAACTGCCCCACGCGGACGTCCGCCGGCTCGAGATCGCCAAATCGCTGGCGACCGAACCCGAGCTCATGCTACTCGACGAGCCCTTCGCGGGGATGAATCAGGCCGAAATCACGGAGTTGGCCGATCAGATCGAGCAGTTCCGTGACGAAGGGATGACGATGATCGTCGTCGACCACAACATGGGCGGGCTGATGGAACTCGTGGATCGAATCGTCGTCCTCAACAACGGCGACTTCCTCGCGGAGGGAACGCCCGAGGAAATCGCCGAGAACGAACACGTCCAGGAGGCATACCTCGCTGGGGAGGGACTGTAA